In the Halobellus sp. MBLA0158 genome, one interval contains:
- a CDS encoding 5'-deoxyadenosine deaminase, producing the protein MLLTGTVVADSRTVIEDGAVVVDGSQIAAVGRRADLAEQYPDRPTDAYDLLLPGFVGGHVHSVQSLGRGIADDTELLDWLFDYVLPMEASLSAEEMAVAAKLGYLELIESGTTTCIDHLSVAHADRAFEAAGELGIRGVLGKVLMDQRSPEGLEEEADAALAESERLIDAYHGAFEDRIRYAVTPRFAVSCTEACLRGARDLADAHDGVRIHTHASENRGEIETVEGDTGLRNIHWLDEVGLTGEDVVLAHCVWTDESEREVLAETGTHVTHCPSSNMKLASGVAPIEDYLERGINVALGNDGAPCNNTLDPLTEMKQASLLQKVERLDPTATPARTIFEMATVNGATAAGFEKLGALREGWRADIIGLDTDLTRAVPLHDVFSHLVYSAHGDDVRFTMVDGNVLQQDGEVTVVDADRIRRRGAEIASGMDLDAEREAAASQKP; encoded by the coding sequence ATGCTACTCACAGGGACCGTCGTCGCGGACTCGCGCACCGTCATCGAAGACGGTGCCGTGGTCGTCGACGGCTCACAAATCGCGGCCGTCGGTCGTCGGGCCGATCTCGCGGAGCAGTACCCGGACCGACCGACGGACGCCTACGATCTGCTGCTCCCGGGGTTCGTTGGCGGTCACGTCCACTCGGTCCAGAGTCTCGGACGGGGAATCGCCGACGACACCGAACTGCTGGACTGGCTGTTCGACTACGTCCTCCCGATGGAGGCCAGCCTCTCCGCCGAGGAGATGGCGGTCGCGGCCAAACTCGGCTATCTGGAACTGATCGAGAGCGGGACGACCACCTGCATCGACCACCTTTCGGTCGCCCACGCCGACCGCGCATTCGAGGCCGCCGGGGAACTCGGTATCCGCGGCGTCCTCGGTAAGGTACTGATGGATCAGCGGTCGCCCGAGGGTCTCGAAGAGGAAGCCGACGCGGCGCTCGCGGAGTCCGAGCGGCTGATCGACGCTTATCACGGCGCGTTCGAGGACCGTATCCGCTACGCGGTCACCCCGCGTTTCGCCGTCTCCTGTACGGAAGCGTGCCTCCGGGGCGCCCGCGACCTGGCCGACGCGCACGACGGCGTCCGGATCCACACCCACGCCAGCGAGAACCGCGGCGAGATCGAGACCGTCGAGGGCGACACCGGACTGCGGAACATCCACTGGCTCGACGAGGTGGGCCTCACGGGCGAGGACGTCGTGCTCGCCCACTGCGTGTGGACCGACGAGAGCGAGCGCGAGGTGCTCGCCGAGACCGGCACGCACGTCACGCACTGCCCCTCGTCGAATATGAAGCTCGCGAGCGGGGTTGCACCGATCGAGGACTACCTGGAACGGGGCATCAACGTCGCGCTTGGCAACGATGGGGCGCCGTGCAACAACACCTTGGACCCGCTCACGGAGATGAAGCAGGCGAGCCTCCTGCAGAAAGTCGAGCGGCTGGACCCGACCGCCACGCCGGCCCGAACCATCTTCGAGATGGCGACGGTGAACGGCGCGACGGCGGCCGGCTTCGAGAAGCTGGGGGCGCTTCGGGAGGGCTGGCGCGCCGACATCATCGGGCTGGACACGGACCTCACCCGGGCCGTGCCGCTCCACGACGTGTTCTCACATCTGGTCTACTCGGCGCACGGCGACGACGTCCGATTCACGATGGTCGACGGGAACGTGCTGCAGCAGGACGGCGAGGTGACGGTTGTCGACGCCGATCGGATCCGGCGCCGCGGCGCGGAGATCGCGTCGGGGATGGACCTCGACGCCGAGCGCGAGGCCGCGGCGTCCCAGAAGCCCTGA
- a CDS encoding ABC transporter permease — MQVDVDLEARTDVPRWMAYGTPVFTVLAALSVSAVALAALDVDPIAAYEIMFVQTLTTEFGLTETVAKGVPLIFAGLAVYLPLKAQLWNIGAEGQLFIGAVAGTWIGLNVSLPILALLPLMFLGAGLAGALWVAIPAWLRAKWGINEIITTLLFTFVAADLKNYVVRGPMQAPGANFPQTAQLPAAGQLPVIPGIGFPSGIVIAVVFVALTYLLVNHTRLGYEITFIGANDRAAEQAGMSKYRIYLFVLMVGGAFAGFAGISEISGVQTRLRAFFAPGYGFTAIPIALLGRNGAFRVLLAALFFSVIFVGGSSLQTLLSVPAAIVDIIQALIILFLITAEFFKRYRVSLSLGRDLSDEPRGTRPEGEV; from the coding sequence ATGCAGGTCGACGTCGACCTGGAAGCCCGGACGGACGTCCCCCGGTGGATGGCGTACGGGACGCCGGTCTTCACCGTGCTGGCAGCGCTCTCGGTGAGCGCCGTGGCGCTGGCGGCGCTGGACGTGGATCCGATTGCCGCCTACGAGATTATGTTCGTCCAGACGCTCACTACGGAGTTCGGGCTCACCGAAACGGTCGCAAAGGGCGTCCCGCTGATCTTCGCCGGGCTGGCGGTGTACCTCCCGCTGAAGGCGCAACTCTGGAACATCGGGGCGGAGGGACAGCTGTTCATCGGCGCCGTCGCCGGGACCTGGATCGGCCTGAACGTCTCGCTGCCGATCCTCGCGCTGCTGCCGCTGATGTTCCTCGGGGCTGGTCTTGCTGGCGCGCTCTGGGTCGCGATCCCCGCCTGGCTCCGCGCGAAGTGGGGGATCAACGAGATCATCACGACGCTGCTCTTTACGTTCGTCGCCGCCGATCTGAAGAACTACGTCGTCCGCGGGCCGATGCAGGCACCCGGGGCAAACTTCCCCCAGACCGCACAGCTCCCGGCCGCCGGCCAGCTCCCGGTCATCCCGGGGATCGGCTTCCCGTCCGGTATCGTGATCGCCGTCGTCTTCGTCGCGCTGACGTACCTGCTCGTGAACCACACGAGGCTGGGATACGAGATCACATTCATCGGCGCCAACGACCGGGCGGCCGAGCAAGCCGGGATGAGCAAGTACCGGATCTACCTGTTCGTACTGATGGTGGGCGGCGCCTTCGCGGGTTTCGCCGGCATCAGCGAGATCTCCGGCGTCCAGACGCGACTCCGGGCCTTTTTCGCTCCCGGTTACGGCTTCACGGCGATTCCGATCGCCCTCCTCGGTCGCAACGGCGCCTTCCGGGTGCTCCTGGCGGCGCTCTTCTTCTCCGTGATCTTCGTCGGCGGCTCGAGTCTCCAGACGCTCCTGAGCGTGCCGGCCGCCATCGTCGATATCATCCAGGCGCTCATCATCCTATTTCTGATCACGGCGGAGTTCTTCAAGCGCTACCGCGTGAGCCTCTCGCTCGGACGCGATCTCAGTGACGAGCCGCGCGGCACGCGTCCGGAGGGTGAGGTCTGA
- a CDS encoding aromatic ring-hydroxylating oxygenase subunit alpha, translated as MPSRSDEPDSISDIIERTGDAIESGRYPLAITNNRDLYELERRRIFGRAWIYLGHVSEFAERGDYARRYIGEDPFIVTRDETGELHAFLDSCMHRGAQFCTAENGNTSHFRCPYHGWTYKNDGSLQGMPHMAEAYQDLDEDEISLEEAELDTYQGLVFGRIAEEGPDLEAYLGDFTWYLDVLFGTTEAGMTVVGEPHRWESDHDWKISADNFSGDSYHVLTTHQAGLETENLARGPWEELDDFPAASYLACTDRHSMGYYLSADADTYMGYPKEIADHLDDDLTAEQRELFGRSVFHFGTVFPNMSIIHGIQSGGWGGPWACIRKWNPRGPGTTETTSWWLIPKELADDESFLEDSHRGWESLSPGGAFESDDLTIWEGISESSGAVTHELRDTRGNMQQGIGAMTDEVEPIDDPLHGPAEVTSKGLYFDERNSRTMLRSWYELMREDGEGSA; from the coding sequence ATGCCGAGCAGATCTGACGAACCCGACAGTATCTCTGACATAATCGAACGAACCGGAGACGCGATCGAATCCGGGCGGTATCCGCTCGCAATCACGAACAACCGCGACCTCTACGAGCTCGAGCGCCGGCGGATCTTCGGGCGGGCGTGGATCTATCTGGGGCACGTCTCGGAGTTTGCGGAGCGGGGCGACTACGCGCGGCGGTACATCGGCGAGGACCCGTTCATCGTGACCCGCGACGAGACCGGGGAGCTTCATGCCTTCCTCGACAGCTGTATGCACCGCGGCGCGCAGTTCTGCACGGCCGAGAACGGCAACACATCCCACTTCAGGTGTCCGTACCACGGGTGGACCTACAAGAACGACGGCTCCCTCCAGGGGATGCCGCATATGGCGGAGGCCTACCAGGACCTCGACGAGGACGAGATCTCGTTGGAGGAGGCCGAACTCGACACCTACCAAGGGCTCGTCTTCGGGCGGATCGCCGAGGAGGGCCCGGACCTCGAGGCGTATCTCGGCGACTTCACGTGGTATCTCGACGTCCTCTTCGGAACGACCGAGGCGGGGATGACCGTCGTGGGCGAACCGCACCGCTGGGAATCGGACCACGACTGGAAAATCTCCGCGGACAACTTCTCGGGGGACTCCTATCACGTGCTCACGACCCACCAGGCCGGCCTCGAAACGGAAAACCTCGCCCGGGGCCCGTGGGAGGAACTCGACGACTTCCCGGCGGCGTCGTATCTCGCGTGTACCGACCGCCACTCGATGGGTTACTACCTCTCCGCGGACGCGGACACGTATATGGGATACCCCAAGGAGATCGCCGATCACCTTGACGACGATCTGACGGCCGAACAGCGGGAACTGTTCGGCCGCTCGGTGTTTCACTTCGGCACGGTCTTCCCGAATATGTCGATCATCCACGGCATCCAGTCCGGCGGGTGGGGCGGGCCGTGGGCCTGCATCCGGAAGTGGAACCCCCGCGGTCCGGGGACGACCGAGACGACCAGTTGGTGGCTCATCCCGAAGGAACTCGCCGACGACGAGTCGTTCCTCGAAGACTCCCACCGCGGCTGGGAGAGCCTCAGCCCCGGCGGCGCGTTCGAGTCCGACGACCTAACCATCTGGGAGGGCATCTCCGAAAGTAGCGGGGCGGTGACGCACGAACTGCGGGACACTCGCGGAAATATGCAGCAGGGGATCGGCGCGATGACCGACGAGGTGGAGCCGATCGACGATCCGCTGCACGGCCCCGCTGAGGTGACCTCGAAGGGACTGTACTTCGACGAGCGCAACTCCCGGACGATGCTGCGGTCGTGGTACGAACTGATGCGCGAGGACGGGGAGGGGTCGGCGTGA
- a CDS encoding ABC transporter permease, protein MAGAGFFAGLANATVNASTVLILAGLGELISERAGVLNLGVEGMMLVGALTGFITTVVTGNYWLGLGVAILAGGAMSLIHAFLCISLNSDQAVSGIMLTLLGTGLTTFFGNSYSGNSVSGFPERTLPLIGDLLVEIPVLGPALFQSTVTDYAALLLVPVVWLFLYHTNIGLELISVGEDPETADTMGVDVFKMRYLAVIIGGALAGAAGAHLSLAFNQIWSASMTAGRGWIAVALVIFARWRPERILLGAYLFGLFNALQLYSQALDFSLGAGAPLAGVLNPVIDFVMNPTIMSTYPYLATLLVLVITVIRAENRELAQPSALVQSYSRETD, encoded by the coding sequence ATGGCGGGCGCCGGCTTCTTCGCGGGCCTCGCGAACGCGACCGTCAACGCGAGCACCGTCCTCATCCTCGCCGGGCTCGGCGAACTGATCAGCGAGCGCGCCGGCGTTCTCAACCTGGGCGTCGAGGGGATGATGCTCGTCGGGGCACTGACCGGCTTCATCACCACCGTCGTCACGGGGAACTACTGGCTCGGGCTGGGCGTCGCGATCCTCGCGGGCGGGGCGATGTCGCTCATCCACGCCTTCCTCTGCATCTCGCTCAACTCCGATCAGGCCGTGAGCGGGATTATGCTGACGCTCCTCGGCACCGGGCTCACGACGTTCTTCGGCAACAGCTACTCCGGTAACTCCGTCTCGGGGTTCCCCGAGCGCACGCTGCCGCTCATCGGCGACCTCCTCGTCGAGATCCCGGTCCTGGGGCCAGCGCTGTTCCAGAGCACCGTCACCGACTACGCAGCGCTGCTTCTCGTCCCCGTCGTCTGGCTGTTCCTCTACCACACGAACATCGGGCTCGAACTCATCTCGGTTGGCGAAGACCCCGAGACGGCGGACACGATGGGCGTCGACGTGTTCAAGATGCGGTACCTCGCGGTCATCATCGGCGGGGCGCTGGCCGGCGCCGCGGGCGCGCATCTCTCCTTGGCGTTCAATCAGATCTGGTCGGCCTCGATGACCGCCGGCCGCGGGTGGATCGCCGTCGCGCTGGTCATCTTCGCGCGCTGGCGCCCCGAGCGGATCCTGCTCGGCGCGTACCTGTTCGGGCTGTTCAACGCCCTGCAACTCTACTCGCAGGCCCTGGACTTCAGCCTCGGTGCCGGCGCGCCGCTGGCAGGGGTGCTCAACCCGGTTATCGACTTCGTGATGAACCCCACCATTATGTCGACGTACCCGTACCTGGCGACGTTGCTTGTGCTCGTGATCACCGTCATCCGGGCCGAGAACCGGGAGCTCGCCCAGCCCTCCGCCCTCGTCCAGTCGTACAGTCGCGAGACCGACTGA
- a CDS encoding dihydroorotase: MTIDTLVAGGTVVTADGTYEAAVGIDNGTIVGVGDETALPTADRRVDADGNLVLPGVVDPHTHIAGYNSVDSYESGTAAAAAGGVTTLLTFAWQGWDDGDWTDGTLREAVERHRTDATPLIDCGVHPVITRESRAVLEELSDLVEDGVTSFKMFTTDDIRLSNGFIGEVFRELADLGAVGMVHTEDYSVCERRGEAVRAAPNGASTAAYPRSRPDYAEAMAADSIARVAVAADAKYYGVHTTSEAAADAIAAVRTDGSNVRAETCTHYTVFDESLYGRRGNAAIMSPPLRTPSDIDALFEELRDGVLSVVSTDHVPLPESRKTDGPWWESAFGVNGLQASLPVFHDEAVRNRGLSYPTLVRLLCTAPAQTFGLLRKGRIEPGADADLVVFDPEETHTISADRLHSNADYSIYDGREVTGRVKRTFVRGELVAADGDIVGDPGHGRFLDRSIPDWDEQ, translated from the coding sequence ATGACCATCGACACGCTCGTCGCCGGCGGAACCGTCGTGACCGCCGACGGAACGTACGAGGCGGCCGTCGGGATCGACAACGGCACCATCGTGGGCGTCGGCGACGAGACGGCGCTGCCGACCGCGGACCGCCGAGTCGACGCCGACGGGAACCTCGTCCTCCCGGGCGTCGTCGACCCACACACCCACATCGCCGGCTACAACTCTGTCGACTCCTACGAGAGCGGGACCGCGGCGGCCGCGGCCGGCGGCGTCACAACCCTTCTCACGTTCGCGTGGCAGGGCTGGGACGACGGCGATTGGACCGATGGAACGCTCAGGGAGGCCGTCGAGCGCCATCGAACCGACGCGACCCCGCTGATCGACTGCGGCGTCCACCCCGTCATCACTCGGGAATCCCGGGCCGTACTCGAAGAACTCTCGGACCTCGTGGAGGACGGCGTCACGTCGTTCAAGATGTTTACGACCGACGACATCCGCCTGTCGAACGGGTTCATCGGCGAGGTGTTCCGCGAACTCGCCGACCTCGGCGCCGTCGGAATGGTTCACACCGAGGACTACTCGGTGTGCGAACGCCGCGGCGAGGCAGTCCGCGCGGCCCCCAACGGGGCGTCGACCGCGGCGTACCCCCGATCGCGGCCCGACTACGCCGAGGCGATGGCCGCGGACTCGATCGCCCGGGTTGCCGTCGCGGCCGACGCGAAGTACTACGGTGTTCATACGACCTCCGAGGCAGCCGCCGACGCCATCGCGGCCGTCCGCACCGACGGCTCGAACGTCAGAGCCGAGACGTGTACCCACTACACCGTGTTCGACGAGTCGCTCTACGGACGCCGCGGCAACGCCGCGATTATGTCGCCCCCGTTACGGACGCCGAGCGACATCGACGCGCTGTTCGAGGAGCTGCGCGACGGCGTGCTCTCGGTGGTTTCGACCGACCACGTCCCGCTCCCCGAGTCGCGAAAGACGGACGGCCCGTGGTGGGAGAGCGCCTTCGGCGTCAACGGCCTGCAGGCCAGCCTCCCCGTGTTCCACGACGAGGCGGTACGAAACCGCGGCCTCTCGTATCCGACGCTGGTCCGACTGCTGTGTACCGCTCCCGCGCAGACGTTCGGCCTCCTGAGGAAGGGTCGGATCGAGCCCGGCGCCGACGCCGACCTCGTCGTGTTCGACCCCGAAGAGACCCACACCATCTCCGCCGATCGGCTGCACTCGAACGCGGACTACTCGATCTACGACGGCCGCGAGGTCACCGGACGGGTGAAGCGGACGTTCGTCCGCGGCGAACTCGTCGCTGCCGACGGCGACATCGTGGGGGATCCGGGTCACGGACGGTTCCTCGACCGTTCGATCCCGGATTGGGACGAGCAGTGA
- a CDS encoding RidA family protein has protein sequence MKRTIDTPDNADVLGPYSHGTTDGSVLYTAGQIPITPSGDVLADDPIGVQTEQSLSNVERILAAAGLTTDHVLKTTVYMTDIGDFDGMNEVYRSFFESEPPARTALEVQRIADGADIEIEAVATVPDAASE, from the coding sequence GTGAAGCGAACCATCGACACGCCCGACAACGCCGACGTCCTCGGCCCGTACAGCCACGGAACGACCGACGGATCCGTACTCTACACAGCCGGACAGATCCCGATCACGCCGTCGGGTGACGTGCTCGCCGACGACCCGATCGGCGTCCAGACCGAGCAGTCGCTCTCGAACGTCGAACGGATCCTCGCGGCGGCCGGACTGACGACCGATCACGTCCTCAAGACGACCGTCTATATGACCGACATCGGCGACTTCGACGGGATGAACGAGGTGTACCGCTCGTTCTTCGAGTCGGAACCGCCGGCGCGGACGGCGCTGGAGGTGCAGCGGATCGCCGACGGTGCGGACATCGAGATCGAGGCGGTCGCCACCGTTCCGGACGCGGCGTCCGAGTGA
- a CDS encoding ABC transporter ATP-binding protein encodes MSEDAFVRLADITKTFPGVVANDEISMSIRKGEIHGLLGENGAGKSTLMKILYGLYSADSGDVWIDGERAAIDSPQDAIDAGIGMVHQHFKLIPRLSVAKNVVLGMREPASAFRADGDNDGFVSSLTTNRLVQGLAARFTLGLDVPEARIQSLADDYGFDIDVTAPVWQLDVGERQRVEILKALYRDVDLLILDEPTAVLTPAEAERLFETLRKLSDQGLSIIIITHKLKEIKSITDRVTVLRDGSRIDTVETADVSRADLARMMVGRDVLFQIDKDELTAGEPVLEASDLRTDDDRGIEALSGVDLTVHAGEIVGIAGVSGNGQIELAESLVGIRPVTDGTIRIDGADLTGAPPRAFIEHGVSFVPEDRHKHGCAESLSVMHNAILKGYTDEAFGDGIRLDYDASANYAETLVEDFDVRGVSDVAEMQAGELSGGNLQKLILAREMDRDPKLLVANQPTRGVDVGAIEYIREGLLEQRDQGTGILLLSENLDEIFDLSDRILVMYEGEFVYEVTPEAADRRRVGLEMNGGEAGGAEPQVAVDGGRSES; translated from the coding sequence ATGAGTGAGGATGCGTTCGTCCGGTTGGCGGACATCACGAAGACCTTCCCGGGGGTGGTCGCGAACGACGAGATCTCGATGTCCATCCGGAAGGGCGAGATTCACGGGCTCCTCGGCGAGAACGGCGCCGGCAAGAGCACGCTGATGAAGATCCTCTATGGGCTGTATTCGGCCGACAGTGGTGACGTCTGGATCGATGGCGAGCGGGCCGCGATCGACTCTCCGCAGGACGCGATCGACGCCGGCATCGGAATGGTGCACCAACACTTCAAGCTCATCCCGCGGCTCTCGGTCGCGAAGAACGTCGTCCTCGGGATGCGCGAGCCAGCGAGCGCGTTCAGGGCCGACGGCGACAACGACGGCTTCGTCTCGTCGCTCACGACGAACCGGCTGGTGCAGGGCCTCGCCGCCCGGTTCACGCTGGGGCTTGATGTCCCGGAGGCGCGGATCCAGTCGCTCGCGGACGACTACGGGTTCGACATCGACGTGACCGCGCCCGTCTGGCAGCTCGACGTGGGCGAGCGCCAGCGCGTGGAGATCCTCAAGGCGCTCTACCGCGACGTCGACCTCCTGATCCTCGACGAGCCGACCGCTGTCCTGACGCCCGCGGAGGCCGAGCGCCTCTTCGAGACGCTCCGCAAGCTCAGCGACCAGGGGCTCTCGATCATCATCATCACCCACAAGCTCAAGGAGATCAAGTCGATCACCGACCGCGTGACGGTCCTCCGCGACGGCAGTCGGATCGACACCGTCGAGACCGCCGACGTCAGCCGCGCCGACCTCGCCAGGATGATGGTGGGCCGCGACGTACTCTTCCAGATCGATAAGGATGAATTGACGGCCGGTGAGCCCGTCTTGGAGGCGTCGGACCTCCGCACCGACGACGACCGCGGGATCGAGGCCCTTTCGGGCGTCGACCTGACGGTGCACGCGGGGGAAATCGTCGGCATCGCCGGCGTCAGCGGTAATGGCCAGATCGAACTCGCGGAGTCATTGGTCGGGATCCGTCCCGTGACCGACGGAACGATCCGGATCGACGGCGCGGATCTGACCGGCGCCCCGCCCCGGGCGTTCATCGAGCACGGCGTCTCCTTCGTCCCGGAGGACAGACACAAACACGGCTGTGCCGAGTCCCTCTCGGTGATGCACAACGCGATCCTGAAGGGCTACACGGACGAGGCATTCGGCGACGGAATCCGCCTCGACTACGACGCATCGGCCAACTACGCAGAGACGCTCGTTGAAGACTTCGACGTGCGCGGCGTCAGCGACGTCGCGGAGATGCAGGCCGGCGAGCTGTCCGGCGGCAACCTCCAGAAACTGATCCTGGCGCGCGAGATGGACCGCGACCCGAAGCTCCTCGTTGCCAATCAGCCGACAAGGGGCGTCGACGTTGGCGCGATCGAGTACATCCGCGAGGGGCTCCTCGAGCAGCGGGACCAGGGGACCGGCATCCTCCTGCTCTCGGAGAACTTAGACGAGATCTTCGACTTGAGCGACCGTATCCTCGTGATGTACGAGGGCGAGTTCGTCTACGAAGTGACGCCTGAGGCGGCCGACCGTCGCCGGGTCGGCCTCGAGATGAACGGCGGCGAGGCGGGCGGCGCGGAGCCACAAGTGGCCGTCGACGGCGGCCGGAGTGAATCCTGA
- a CDS encoding amidohydrolase family protein, whose translation MTDLLITNGRVVTQDPERTVIEDGAVAVQGEMIVAVGPAAEFVTADADRVIDAEGGAIIPGLVNPHTHVSDILLRGSFAEDRGLLDWLYNVKRPGTLAMEPEDHALAATLYCVEAIRAGVTTFVENDTEVLWDDWSTIEPKLDVYDRSGIRNVYGAGMVDRAAIPEFQELVEDIQAREPDVDHPPLDIFVVETEAVVDEVASLIEAYDRSAGGRQAVWPAPVVVETTTNEGFRQAYELAEEYDVMTTVHVAEAEAEESRDISSIEYLRNVDYLGERALLGHCVQIEASDVRLLARSGTSVAHNYMANMRLATGYAPVVEMLDAGVTVGLGTDNSILSDTVNPLGDVRAMAGGHKGYHRDPGVVPAQQAFDMLTIDAARAIGRGDELGSLEPGKQADLAIVDLDHPHLTPCPDPVFALVHAAQGFEVETVLCAGSVVMADREIESFDVDLEDLLSRAAAAATDLVERTGYE comes from the coding sequence ATGACTGACCTGCTGATCACGAACGGGCGCGTCGTCACGCAGGATCCGGAGCGGACGGTGATCGAGGACGGCGCGGTCGCCGTCCAGGGCGAGATGATCGTGGCTGTGGGTCCCGCCGCGGAGTTCGTTACAGCCGACGCCGACCGTGTGATCGACGCCGAAGGCGGGGCGATCATCCCGGGGCTCGTGAACCCCCACACACACGTCTCGGACATCCTGCTCCGCGGATCGTTCGCCGAGGATCGTGGCCTGCTGGACTGGCTCTACAACGTGAAGCGCCCCGGGACGCTGGCGATGGAGCCCGAGGATCACGCCCTCGCGGCGACGCTGTACTGCGTCGAGGCCATCCGGGCCGGCGTGACGACGTTCGTCGAGAACGATACCGAGGTCCTGTGGGACGACTGGTCGACGATCGAGCCGAAACTGGACGTCTACGACCGCTCGGGGATCCGGAACGTCTACGGCGCCGGGATGGTCGATCGCGCTGCCATTCCTGAGTTTCAGGAACTCGTCGAGGACATCCAGGCGCGCGAACCCGACGTAGATCACCCGCCTCTCGACATCTTCGTCGTGGAGACCGAGGCCGTCGTTGACGAGGTAGCGTCGCTGATCGAGGCGTACGACAGGAGCGCCGGCGGGCGACAGGCGGTCTGGCCGGCGCCCGTCGTCGTTGAGACAACCACGAACGAGGGGTTCCGCCAGGCGTACGAACTCGCGGAGGAGTACGACGTGATGACGACGGTCCATGTCGCCGAGGCCGAGGCCGAAGAGAGCCGCGACATCTCTAGCATCGAGTACCTCCGGAACGTCGACTACCTCGGTGAACGGGCACTCTTGGGCCACTGCGTTCAGATCGAGGCGAGTGACGTCCGACTCCTCGCCCGGAGCGGCACGTCAGTAGCACACAACTATATGGCGAATATGCGCCTCGCGACAGGCTACGCGCCGGTCGTCGAGATGCTTGACGCCGGCGTCACTGTCGGACTCGGCACTGACAACTCGATCCTGAGCGACACCGTCAATCCGCTCGGCGACGTCCGTGCGATGGCGGGCGGCCACAAGGGCTACCACCGCGATCCGGGCGTCGTCCCGGCCCAACAGGCGTTCGATATGCTCACCATCGATGCGGCGCGCGCTATTGGCCGCGGCGACGAACTGGGGTCGCTCGAACCGGGCAAGCAGGCCGATCTCGCGATCGTCGACCTGGATCACCCGCACCTGACGCCCTGCCCGGATCCGGTGTTCGCCTTAGTCCACGCCGCACAGGGCTTCGAGGTCGAAACCGTCCTCTGCGCCGGATCAGTCGTGATGGCGGACCGCGAGATCGAATCGTTCGACGTCGATCTCGAAGACCTCCTGTCGAGAGCGGCCGCGGCGGCGACGGACCTCGTCGAACGGACCGGATACGAGTAG
- a CDS encoding BMP family ABC transporter substrate-binding protein translates to MLMSKQILTRRDALKAAGGTAGILGLAGCSGGSDGGSGDATESSGSTETSGSTGTTTSSSGEEVNAAFIYQAEVGDVGWDRAHEDARQIVTEEYDWLNTEFSEAVAPGDVQRVIEQYISSGMDVIFGTTFGYMDPMANMAPEYPDTIFEHCSGFRTEENMGRYYGRLYQARYLCGVAAGLLTETNQLGYVAAFPIPELIRQINAFVEGARSVNPDVTAEVRWTNAWVDPPAVTQAVNALTSNGADVINNHQTTTAATQTAAENEAWAFTYTTSMAEAGGDYYGNSAVFNWEEFYAPTLEAIHEGSWESDAYWDGLDAGVVGLGDWGPQVPDDVISEVETVQEELESGDRTVWQDTEFEGESDSFLFSEMQSYVEGVNGEVPSS, encoded by the coding sequence ATACTAATGAGCAAGCAGATACTGACGCGACGAGACGCACTGAAAGCCGCCGGCGGAACGGCCGGCATCCTCGGTCTCGCGGGGTGTTCGGGCGGTTCCGACGGGGGATCCGGCGACGCAACCGAATCGAGCGGTTCGACGGAGACGAGCGGATCGACTGGGACGACCACGTCGAGTTCGGGCGAGGAGGTCAACGCGGCCTTCATCTACCAGGCCGAAGTCGGCGACGTCGGCTGGGACCGCGCCCACGAGGACGCCAGACAGATCGTCACGGAAGAGTACGACTGGCTGAACACGGAGTTCTCGGAGGCGGTGGCACCCGGCGACGTCCAGCGGGTAATCGAACAGTACATCTCCAGCGGGATGGACGTCATCTTCGGGACGACGTTCGGCTATATGGACCCGATGGCGAATATGGCCCCGGAGTACCCCGACACGATCTTCGAGCACTGTTCGGGCTTCCGGACCGAGGAGAATATGGGCCGCTACTACGGCCGGCTCTACCAGGCGCGGTACCTCTGCGGGGTCGCCGCCGGACTGCTGACGGAGACGAACCAGCTCGGCTACGTCGCCGCATTCCCGATTCCGGAGCTCATCCGGCAGATCAACGCCTTCGTCGAGGGCGCACGCAGCGTCAACCCCGACGTGACAGCCGAGGTCAGGTGGACCAACGCGTGGGTCGACCCGCCGGCGGTGACACAGGCGGTGAACGCCCTCACGAGCAACGGCGCCGACGTGATCAACAACCACCAGACGACGACCGCGGCGACCCAGACCGCCGCCGAGAACGAGGCCTGGGCGTTCACCTACACCACCTCGATGGCCGAGGCCGGCGGCGACTACTACGGGAACTCGGCGGTCTTCAACTGGGAGGAGTTCTACGCACCGACGCTGGAAGCCATCCACGAGGGGTCCTGGGAGTCCGATGCCTACTGGGACGGCCTCGACGCCGGTGTGGTCGGCCTCGGCGACTGGGGGCCGCAGGTCCCCGACGACGTGATCAGCGAGGTCGAGACGGTCCAGGAGGAACTCGAGAGCGGCGACCGGACCGTCTGGCAGGACACCGAGTTCGAGGGCGAGTCCGACAGCTTCCTCTTCAGCGAGATGCAGAGCTACGTCGAGGGGGTCAACGGCGAGGTCCCGAGTTCGTAA